A single region of the Phycisphaerae bacterium genome encodes:
- a CDS encoding glycosyltransferase has translation MIEGRNIICIASNWAYDPTSKHHVMRILSERNHVIWVNYHASRRPRANCADAGAIVRKLRQAIKGPQRVDDRMTVITPLVVPLPGSQLARSVNRRLLTWRIRRVLRELPPQPIQLWSFAPDVDYLCGQFGEECVVYYCVDAFSEFDGYDREHVLRAEQQLMGRADLVVTTSRILYEEKSHPKRRTVTVSHGVDYDHFVKAREIESVPSDVIRLPRPIIGFWGLMQEWFDAELVGAVAAARPDWTFVLIGEVACDATALNLPNVHRLGRRPYSDLPKYAAGFDVALIPFRVNKLTQAVNPIKLREYLCAGLPVVSTPMPEVAAYREFVEIAEGMPEFLAACERALARRGEAFAARSRTAMQRETWRAKVHELSDHVGAAVGQAVWTTPLALPLDSAPAPASMAALMRCMSSR, from the coding sequence ATGATTGAGGGTCGAAATATCATCTGCATCGCGAGCAACTGGGCCTACGACCCCACCAGCAAACACCACGTCATGCGCATTCTTTCAGAGCGCAATCACGTCATCTGGGTTAACTATCATGCGTCGCGGCGGCCGCGCGCAAACTGTGCCGACGCCGGTGCGATCGTCCGTAAGCTGCGCCAGGCCATAAAGGGCCCTCAACGCGTGGACGATCGAATGACCGTCATCACGCCTCTGGTCGTTCCGTTGCCGGGCAGCCAGCTGGCGCGGTCCGTCAATCGGCGTTTGCTCACGTGGCGAATTCGTCGTGTGCTGAGGGAACTCCCGCCGCAGCCGATTCAGCTCTGGTCATTCGCGCCCGATGTAGATTACTTGTGCGGCCAATTCGGTGAGGAGTGTGTTGTATACTACTGCGTCGACGCCTTCAGCGAGTTTGACGGATACGACCGCGAACACGTGCTCCGTGCCGAGCAGCAGCTGATGGGCCGAGCGGACCTTGTGGTGACGACCTCCCGAATTCTGTACGAGGAAAAGTCGCATCCGAAGCGACGGACCGTGACTGTCTCGCATGGCGTGGACTACGACCATTTTGTGAAGGCACGGGAAATTGAATCAGTTCCATCGGATGTCATCCGCCTGCCGCGCCCGATCATTGGTTTCTGGGGATTGATGCAGGAATGGTTCGACGCGGAATTGGTCGGCGCCGTCGCGGCTGCAAGACCGGATTGGACATTTGTGCTCATTGGAGAAGTGGCGTGCGACGCAACGGCGCTCAACCTGCCCAATGTTCATCGACTCGGGCGCCGGCCGTATTCGGATTTGCCGAAATATGCTGCTGGGTTCGACGTCGCGCTGATTCCGTTTCGCGTAAACAAACTCACCCAGGCGGTGAATCCGATCAAGCTGCGCGAGTATCTCTGTGCGGGATTGCCCGTGGTTTCGACTCCCATGCCTGAGGTCGCGGCCTACCGAGAATTCGTCGAGATCGCGGAAGGCATGCCGGAATTTCTCGCGGCGTGTGAGCGGGCACTTGCCAGGCGTGGAGAGGCATTCGCGGCGCGCAGCCGGACGGCCATGCAGCGCGAAACATGGCGGGCCAAAGTCCATGAACTTTCGGACCACGTGGGGGCGGCCGTCGGTCAGGCGGTCTGGACCACGCCCTTGGCACTCCCGCTCGATTCGGCGCCCGCGCCGGCATCGATGGCCGCGTTGATGCGGTGCATGAGCTCCAGGTAG
- a CDS encoding tetratricopeptide repeat protein, giving the protein MSKYPVAATLLVAYAASFGCLKDDSRHVKAASWDDADKSPPPGKEVKDAPAPRISAGTHLASGRMLEQQNDIAGAIKQYERALNNNPRLIEAHNRLGIVYQRLERYTEAENHFKQGVRIAPESAMLHNNLGYCYLLQDKVQAAESEFRNALAITPTFERARMNLAIVLARTDRIDESVKEFTQVVPVEVAYYNVAVICTEREQYSEAEDALRRSIKINPKFTAAQDHLDRIAALADEKRGPNFVRINLAEENDRAGEDAAVEP; this is encoded by the coding sequence GTGAGCAAATACCCCGTAGCTGCAACGCTGCTGGTGGCATACGCCGCCTCGTTTGGATGTCTGAAAGATGACTCCCGGCACGTCAAGGCCGCGTCGTGGGACGATGCGGACAAGTCTCCTCCGCCTGGTAAGGAAGTAAAGGATGCGCCTGCGCCGCGCATCTCGGCCGGCACGCATCTTGCGTCCGGGCGTATGCTGGAACAGCAGAATGATATTGCCGGCGCGATTAAGCAATACGAGCGGGCGCTGAATAATAATCCCAGGCTGATCGAAGCCCATAACCGTCTCGGCATTGTCTATCAAAGGCTGGAGCGGTACACCGAAGCCGAGAATCACTTCAAACAGGGGGTTCGGATCGCACCCGAATCCGCCATGCTTCACAACAATCTCGGTTACTGCTATCTGCTGCAAGACAAGGTGCAGGCTGCCGAAAGTGAGTTCCGCAACGCCCTTGCAATCACGCCGACTTTTGAGCGTGCGCGGATGAATCTGGCCATCGTGCTGGCCCGGACCGATCGCATTGACGAATCCGTGAAGGAATTCACGCAGGTTGTCCCTGTTGAAGTGGCATATTACAACGTTGCGGTGATCTGCACGGAGCGTGAACAGTATTCCGAAGCGGAGGATGCGCTCCGTCGCAGCATCAAGATCAACCCGAAATTCACGGCAGCTCAGGATCATCTCGATCGAATTGCAGCGCTGGCCGATGAGAAACGCGGGCCGAACTTTGTCAGGATCAACCTGGCGGAAGAGAATGATCGTGCCGGTGAAGATGCCGCCGTAGAACCTTGA
- the polA gene encoding DNA polymerase I has protein sequence MPHKTLYLIDGHAQIYRAYYAPFGNLTSPRGEPTRAVHVFTQMLLNLLRDRKPDHLAMIMDVDDRTVFRVQIDPEYKANRDKSPEDLGPQIDRIVSIVSAMKIPILRLSGFEADDIIATLCHRFARDPLDVYLVSRDKDLDQLLTDRVRMYDPGKDVVIDAASMTTDKGYPPGLAVEAQMLIGDSADNVKGVPGVGPKKAAQLLSQYGSVAAIIENAEQLTPKLRENMLAFRDRMDAVRQLVTLRRDVPIDLTLESADVSRFTPAAAGPILAELGLNRLLDRIAGASPDSGSRDSAAPPAMGALDARRNVQMASKQDTLFSSSETTAPDEAAQDEYNHASSDDEATHAKLTAESTFADGLFGPDTGGDLISPLQGTDNPAYRLIDTEAALTDLATTLAKQSAFAFDTETTGLVPVDSDLCGISIAYEFGSAYYIAVRGVGPLVTEEAVRTHLGPIFADERIRKCGQNLKYDLNILAGIGIVVRGVDFDSMIASFVLDPLRRSHGIDGLAMELLHFRKIPTQALIGKGKDQITFAQVPTDRTSQYACEDADIAWRLRQSLEKQMTDPEIRALFHDLEMPLVEVLMRMERHGIAVDRNLLLQLSGEMTERLARLEVQIHEQAKRPFNINSTKQLAEVLFDELGLRVVKRTRTSRSTDAEVLETLANETEQPILRLLLEHRELSKLKGTYVDSLPDMISRRTGRIHPSFHQAGAVTGRLSCSDPNLQNIPIRTEEGAKIRRAFVPGNRDHVLIKADYSQIELRVLAHFSGDENLRDAFLHDRDIHAFVAAQLNDIPIEDVSKEQRSRAKTVNFGIVYGQSAFGLARQTGMSQADARQFIDRYFARYPRIRGFLDQCVEHARRHGYVKTILGRRRPIADISSRNQAARNAAERLAVNTVVQGSAADLIKRAMINLDRRIETERRPMRMLLQVHDELVFEVPRERAAEEARVIVKEMSEALTLNVPIRVDVAVGENWLDMTSVM, from the coding sequence ATGCCCCACAAAACGCTCTATCTCATAGACGGACATGCCCAGATTTATCGCGCCTACTACGCGCCGTTCGGGAATCTGACGTCACCCCGGGGCGAGCCAACTCGGGCCGTCCATGTCTTCACGCAGATGCTGCTGAATCTGCTCAGAGACCGGAAACCCGATCACCTCGCGATGATCATGGATGTGGATGATCGGACGGTCTTTCGCGTTCAGATCGATCCGGAATACAAGGCCAATCGCGACAAATCGCCTGAAGATCTCGGTCCACAGATTGATCGAATCGTCTCAATCGTTTCCGCAATGAAGATTCCGATTCTGCGTCTAAGCGGCTTTGAAGCGGACGATATCATTGCGACGCTTTGCCATCGGTTCGCGCGCGATCCGCTCGATGTATACCTCGTGAGCCGAGACAAGGATCTCGACCAGCTATTGACGGACCGGGTTCGAATGTACGACCCGGGAAAGGACGTCGTGATCGACGCCGCTTCGATGACGACCGATAAAGGATATCCGCCAGGACTGGCAGTCGAAGCTCAGATGCTCATTGGCGATAGCGCGGATAATGTCAAAGGCGTCCCGGGCGTTGGACCCAAGAAAGCAGCTCAACTCTTGTCGCAATACGGCTCGGTAGCCGCCATTATCGAAAACGCCGAACAACTGACGCCGAAGCTCCGCGAGAACATGCTCGCATTTCGTGATCGGATGGACGCCGTCCGCCAGCTTGTCACGTTGCGCCGTGATGTCCCGATTGATCTCACGCTTGAAAGCGCGGACGTGTCTCGCTTTACGCCCGCCGCAGCTGGACCGATTCTCGCGGAGCTGGGTCTGAACCGATTACTGGACCGCATCGCCGGCGCATCGCCCGATTCCGGATCGCGCGATTCGGCCGCTCCGCCTGCCATGGGCGCTCTGGACGCTCGACGCAACGTACAGATGGCGTCGAAACAGGACACACTCTTCAGTTCATCAGAGACGACCGCGCCGGACGAAGCGGCTCAGGACGAGTACAACCACGCATCAAGCGATGATGAGGCCACACATGCGAAGTTGACTGCTGAGTCGACGTTTGCCGACGGCCTGTTCGGCCCGGACACCGGTGGTGATCTCATCTCGCCGCTTCAGGGTACAGACAATCCCGCTTATCGTCTGATCGATACCGAGGCCGCATTGACGGATTTGGCCACAACACTCGCCAAACAATCGGCTTTCGCATTCGACACTGAAACGACAGGTCTCGTGCCCGTCGATTCCGATTTGTGCGGCATCAGCATCGCGTATGAATTCGGATCCGCCTATTACATCGCGGTTCGGGGCGTTGGCCCGCTCGTCACCGAAGAGGCTGTTCGAACGCACCTAGGTCCAATTTTTGCCGATGAGCGCATTCGCAAGTGCGGGCAGAATTTGAAGTACGACTTGAACATACTTGCCGGAATCGGCATCGTCGTGCGGGGTGTTGACTTTGATTCGATGATCGCCAGTTTCGTGCTCGATCCGCTTCGACGTTCGCACGGCATCGACGGCCTCGCGATGGAATTACTCCACTTCCGAAAAATCCCCACTCAGGCGTTGATCGGCAAGGGCAAGGACCAGATCACATTTGCCCAGGTTCCGACGGATCGAACTTCTCAGTATGCATGTGAAGATGCGGACATTGCGTGGCGACTGCGACAGTCCCTCGAAAAACAAATGACCGATCCGGAAATTCGGGCTTTGTTTCACGACCTGGAAATGCCGCTCGTCGAAGTCCTCATGCGGATGGAACGCCATGGCATCGCCGTCGATCGAAACCTGCTCTTGCAGCTCAGCGGCGAGATGACCGAGAGATTGGCACGGCTTGAAGTGCAGATCCACGAGCAGGCGAAACGACCATTTAATATCAACTCCACCAAACAACTCGCGGAGGTTCTCTTCGACGAACTTGGCTTGCGCGTCGTCAAACGAACCCGCACGTCCCGATCCACTGACGCCGAAGTTCTCGAAACGCTCGCCAACGAAACCGAACAGCCGATCCTTCGGCTGCTGCTCGAACACCGCGAACTGTCCAAGCTGAAGGGCACATACGTCGATTCCCTGCCCGACATGATCAGTCGGCGCACGGGGCGGATTCATCCGAGTTTCCATCAGGCCGGCGCCGTCACCGGACGGCTCTCGTGCAGCGATCCGAACCTTCAGAACATCCCAATTCGCACCGAGGAAGGCGCCAAAATTCGGCGCGCGTTCGTCCCCGGCAACCGCGACCACGTCCTCATCAAGGCCGACTATTCCCAGATCGAGTTGCGCGTGCTGGCCCATTTCAGCGGGGATGAGAACCTGCGCGACGCCTTCCTTCACGACCGCGACATTCACGCCTTTGTCGCCGCCCAACTCAACGACATCCCGATTGAGGACGTTTCAAAAGAGCAGCGGTCACGTGCAAAAACCGTCAACTTCGGAATCGTTTACGGCCAATCCGCATTCGGACTTGCCCGACAGACCGGCATGTCGCAGGCTGATGCCCGGCAGTTCATTGATCGCTATTTTGCCCGTTATCCTCGAATCCGGGGCTTCCTCGATCAATGCGTCGAACACGCTCGTCGGCATGGCTATGTCAAAACAATCCTTGGCCGGCGAAGGCCGATAGCCGATATTTCATCGCGCAACCAGGCCGCACGAAACGCGGCCGAACGTTTGGCAGTTAACACGGTCGTGCAGGGATCCGCGGCCGATCTGATCAAACGCGCCATGATTAATCTCGATCGGCGAATCGAAACCGAACGGCGTCCGATGCGGATGCTGCTCCAGGTACATGACGAATTGGTGTTCGAAGTCCCGCGGGAGCGCGCGGCCGAAGAGGCTCGGGTGATTGTAAAGGAAATGTCCGAGGCACTGACACTCAACGTGCCCATAAGGGTCGATGTCGCGGTGGGAGAAAACTGGCTCGATATGACTTCCGTCATGTGA
- a CDS encoding ATP-binding cassette domain-containing protein, whose protein sequence is MSEKRDVVISIQDLRKSFTSNDGDEVIVLDRITFDIHRGETIVIMGGSGCGKSTLLNCLIGEYDVTHGSIHFRTRDMSAPRNIVGMDESGLNEIRKRFGILFQSGALFNSMTLAENVALPLREHSYVDPSIIDIVVTLKLQQVHMLPHRDKLPSQLSGGQKKRAGLARATVLDPEILFYDEPSAGLDPVTSAAIDDLIMDLSKKLNVTSIVVTHEMDSAFRIADRMVMLEKGRVLKIGSRHEFEVLRDTSYENLTNDADRLMNQFLNGRTTGPLTDSDGMTEFEKLLVLSPESNY, encoded by the coding sequence GTGTCCGAAAAGCGTGACGTAGTCATTTCGATCCAGGACTTGCGCAAGTCGTTCACCAGTAACGACGGCGACGAAGTCATTGTGCTCGATCGGATCACATTCGACATTCATCGCGGTGAGACGATCGTCATCATGGGCGGTAGCGGATGCGGTAAGAGCACTCTGCTGAACTGTCTGATCGGCGAATATGACGTCACACATGGCAGCATTCATTTCAGGACGAGGGACATGTCCGCGCCCCGTAATATCGTTGGCATGGACGAATCCGGCCTGAACGAAATTCGCAAACGATTCGGCATCCTCTTTCAGAGCGGGGCGCTCTTCAACTCCATGACGCTGGCTGAGAACGTCGCGCTCCCGCTCCGCGAGCACAGCTATGTCGATCCGTCAATCATTGACATTGTCGTGACACTTAAGTTGCAGCAGGTTCACATGCTGCCGCATCGGGACAAACTGCCGTCGCAACTCTCGGGCGGCCAGAAGAAACGTGCTGGCCTCGCGCGGGCCACGGTGCTGGATCCGGAGATACTTTTCTACGATGAACCGTCGGCCGGACTCGATCCAGTCACGAGCGCGGCAATAGACGATTTGATCATGGACCTGTCGAAAAAGTTGAACGTAACGAGCATCGTGGTGACGCACGAGATGGATTCGGCCTTCCGAATCGCGGACCGGATGGTCATGCTGGAGAAAGGCCGTGTCCTCAAGATCGGATCGCGTCACGAATTCGAAGTGCTTCGCGATACGTCGTACGAGAACCTGACGAATGACGCCGATCGGCTGATGAATCAATTTCTGAACGGCCGCACGACCGGACCGCTGACCGACTCTGACGGCATGACGGAATTTGAAAAGCTGCTGGTTCTTTCACCCGAGTCGAACTACTGA
- a CDS encoding lipoate--protein ligase family protein gives MDTCRLLIDQPLVGSVNMARDEALLHACQDITFEPVLRFYAWNPPTISLGYFQEIKEFEAIGGPAGELDVVRRTTGGGAILHDLEVTYSLILPIDHALVHGRPNQLYTLSHEAIIQAIGGGVARLFGCGQTGCGESPQRGPFFCFSRRHGLDVVLDDKKSESGASKIAGSAQRRTRQAILQHGSIMLDSRFAQQNVATWRMIDPDISHDSAVSRLVSAFGESLKMQLRLSAWRPEELENSKQYESIYSSEEWTRHRMRPK, from the coding sequence ATGGATACATGCCGTCTGCTCATCGATCAGCCGCTCGTCGGGTCCGTCAACATGGCTCGGGACGAGGCCCTCCTGCACGCCTGTCAGGACATCACCTTCGAGCCGGTTCTGCGGTTTTACGCGTGGAATCCACCAACGATCTCACTGGGGTACTTTCAGGAAATTAAGGAGTTTGAGGCGATAGGTGGTCCAGCCGGCGAGTTGGATGTGGTTCGTAGAACGACCGGCGGCGGCGCCATTCTGCATGACCTTGAAGTGACATATTCGCTGATTCTGCCGATCGATCACGCACTGGTACACGGCCGCCCGAATCAACTCTATACGCTCTCACACGAAGCGATCATTCAGGCAATCGGTGGTGGAGTTGCTCGCCTATTCGGCTGCGGCCAGACGGGTTGCGGGGAATCGCCCCAGCGGGGTCCGTTTTTCTGCTTCTCGCGCCGCCACGGCCTCGACGTCGTGCTTGACGACAAGAAGTCCGAATCGGGTGCTTCCAAGATCGCGGGGTCCGCTCAGCGTCGCACCCGACAGGCGATTTTGCAGCATGGATCAATCATGCTGGACAGCCGGTTTGCGCAACAGAATGTCGCGACATGGCGTATGATCGACCCTGATATTTCGCACGACAGCGCCGTTTCGCGACTGGTGAGTGCGTTTGGGGAATCATTGAAAATGCAGCTGCGCTTATCCGCATGGAGGCCTGAGGAACTGGAGAATTCCAAGCAGTATGAGTCGATTTACTCCAGCGAAGAATGGACGCGGCACCGCATGCGCCCGAAGTAG
- a CDS encoding complex I NDUFA9 subunit family protein, with protein MSENQPTQSMASDPSKQNDSAPAETTSTAGQASSAPFPTRVFVTGASGFVGSAIVRELVSRGHKAVCLLRDRQRFVGGLRDISVDRIETVNGDLFDAAALSAGVAGADAVIHLVGIITEDRLRGQTFSRIHTEGTQRVVEATCAAGVRRYVHMSALGVRPDAVSTYHKTKWAAENIVRKSGLDWTIFRPSLIHGPGGEFMRMMKVFVCDAMVPALGFIPSPFPVIPYFGDGQNRLQPVSVKDVAHCFVAALSKPETIGKSYELGGANALSWKELYRDCRELIPGAKAWKPMVGLPVSVANLVASTIMKTPLLPKMLRFNVGQVQMSQEDSVCDITPVEQAFGIRMRDFRSELAAYAAQID; from the coding sequence ATGAGCGAAAACCAACCCACCCAATCCATGGCGTCCGATCCATCGAAACAGAATGATTCCGCGCCCGCGGAGACGACCTCTACCGCGGGACAGGCATCTTCGGCCCCGTTCCCTACCCGCGTGTTCGTGACCGGCGCATCGGGATTTGTCGGATCTGCCATCGTGCGTGAATTGGTGTCTCGAGGTCATAAGGCCGTGTGCCTGTTGCGTGATCGGCAACGGTTTGTCGGCGGTCTGCGGGATATATCCGTTGACCGAATCGAAACTGTGAACGGCGACCTGTTCGATGCAGCGGCGTTGTCCGCCGGTGTGGCCGGTGCCGATGCGGTGATTCATCTTGTCGGGATCATCACCGAGGACCGACTGCGAGGGCAGACGTTTTCGCGAATTCATACCGAAGGCACGCAGCGCGTGGTGGAAGCAACTTGCGCCGCCGGCGTTAGACGATATGTCCACATGTCGGCATTGGGCGTGCGACCCGATGCCGTCAGCACTTACCACAAGACGAAGTGGGCCGCCGAGAACATCGTTCGAAAAAGCGGGCTGGATTGGACGATCTTTCGCCCCAGCCTGATTCATGGGCCGGGCGGCGAGTTCATGCGGATGATGAAGGTGTTTGTCTGTGATGCCATGGTTCCCGCGCTGGGATTCATCCCAAGCCCCTTTCCGGTTATTCCATATTTCGGAGACGGACAAAACAGGCTGCAGCCCGTCTCGGTGAAGGATGTGGCGCATTGTTTTGTCGCGGCCTTGTCGAAACCCGAAACCATTGGGAAGTCCTATGAGTTGGGCGGGGCGAACGCCCTTTCATGGAAAGAGCTTTATCGAGACTGCCGCGAACTGATCCCCGGCGCAAAGGCATGGAAGCCGATGGTTGGGCTGCCCGTGTCGGTGGCCAATCTCGTCGCGAGCACGATCATGAAGACGCCGCTGCTTCCGAAAATGTTGCGCTTTAATGTGGGTCAGGTGCAGATGTCGCAGGAAGACTCCGTGTGCGATATCACGCCGGTTGAGCAGGCATTTGGAATTCGTATGCGAGATTTCCGCTCGGAATTGGCTGCGTATGCGGCCCAGATAGACTAA
- a CDS encoding YlbF family regulator, protein MDDIIADATALGKKMAAHPRMKAYMVAAQAVNGNQEAQDILMGYQKAIEKIQQLEAAGKPIEVADKRAISDWESKVANNDLLKRMMTAQADYLELMHRINAAIDAGAGAESSGSAKGVVQTA, encoded by the coding sequence ATGGATGACATCATCGCCGACGCGACGGCCTTGGGCAAGAAGATGGCTGCGCATCCTCGAATGAAAGCCTACATGGTCGCGGCACAGGCCGTGAACGGCAATCAGGAAGCCCAGGACATCCTGATGGGCTACCAGAAAGCCATCGAAAAAATCCAACAACTGGAGGCCGCCGGCAAACCGATCGAGGTTGCCGACAAGCGCGCGATCAGCGACTGGGAATCGAAGGTTGCCAACAATGATCTCCTGAAGCGAATGATGACCGCGCAGGCAGACTACCTGGAGCTCATGCACCGCATCAACGCGGCCATCGATGCCGGCGCGGGCGCCGAATCGAGCGGGAGTGCCAAGGGCGTGGTCCAGACCGCCTGA
- a CDS encoding glycosyltransferase has protein sequence MLESNPIDEKWNVGGRRPQGIIVSTTTVYPSIAHPNRGIFVARRLAALHAIRPVMVVAPRPWFPLLRPLDGREFSTARSIGRPSKAPDVLRPSMFYLPGVFKHRDADYFARALRPVIRAIRASHSIVAIDAHFEWPDAVGAWIVARENRIPFLCTLRGKLVSAARHSKIRRRVAEMLRDASGLIAVSQSLADLAARIAGTSRRIRVIPNGIDRTIFNRSAPIANVSGHDAASRSLLGWDSHARYVVAVGHIQRLKGFHRLVDIWPEVRARVGDIRLILVGDESGEPAYSKELRRRIARVNKSISSRGGGCIRLLNGAPPMQIACMLNAADLFALTSESEGWCNAIAESLACGCPVVATDVGGNRELVSDPDMGMLVPLDDRQALVDAVVRSLTRSWNRRAIASAGGERDWKVVGRQCAEAIDDVTGRTTVGVDGNRERSGEQYGVRRLPVESFSPSKDRPPMAACVIDYNAGLQRGPHPVRQTSGAIAHD, from the coding sequence ATGTTGGAATCGAACCCGATTGACGAGAAGTGGAATGTCGGCGGGAGGAGACCGCAGGGCATTATCGTATCGACGACAACTGTCTATCCCTCGATCGCGCATCCCAATCGCGGCATTTTTGTGGCGCGACGGCTTGCCGCGCTCCATGCAATTCGTCCAGTGATGGTGGTTGCGCCGCGTCCTTGGTTTCCGTTACTGCGGCCGCTCGACGGCCGCGAGTTTTCAACCGCGCGTTCCATCGGACGGCCTTCGAAAGCTCCGGACGTCCTTCGTCCCTCGATGTTCTATCTCCCGGGCGTATTCAAGCACCGGGATGCTGATTACTTCGCGCGGGCGCTTCGGCCTGTGATCCGGGCGATCCGCGCGTCCCATTCGATCGTGGCGATTGATGCCCATTTCGAGTGGCCTGACGCGGTGGGCGCCTGGATTGTCGCAAGGGAGAATCGAATCCCGTTTCTCTGCACGCTGCGGGGCAAGCTGGTCAGTGCCGCGCGGCATTCGAAGATTCGCCGACGCGTAGCGGAGATGCTTCGCGATGCGTCGGGGCTGATTGCTGTCTCACAGTCATTGGCCGATCTGGCGGCGCGAATCGCCGGAACGTCGCGCAGGATTCGTGTCATTCCGAACGGCATCGATCGGACGATTTTCAATCGCTCGGCCCCGATCGCGAACGTGAGCGGCCATGATGCTGCGTCGCGGTCGTTGCTCGGGTGGGATTCGCATGCCCGGTATGTCGTAGCGGTCGGACACATTCAGCGGCTTAAGGGCTTTCATCGATTGGTGGATATCTGGCCGGAGGTGCGTGCGCGAGTTGGCGACATTCGATTGATCCTCGTCGGTGACGAATCGGGTGAGCCGGCCTATTCGAAGGAGCTTCGTCGCCGGATCGCTCGCGTGAACAAATCGATTTCATCGCGCGGCGGTGGCTGCATCAGGCTGCTCAATGGTGCGCCGCCGATGCAGATAGCCTGCATGCTTAATGCGGCCGATCTGTTTGCGCTCACCTCGGAGTCAGAAGGCTGGTGCAATGCGATTGCTGAATCGCTGGCTTGTGGTTGCCCCGTGGTGGCAACGGATGTCGGGGGCAATCGAGAGCTTGTCTCCGACCCGGACATGGGAATGCTCGTTCCGCTTGACGATCGGCAGGCACTTGTCGATGCCGTTGTCCGATCGCTGACTCGATCATGGAATCGACGGGCTATCGCTTCGGCGGGGGGAGAGCGCGACTGGAAAGTCGTCGGTCGCCAGTGCGCGGAAGCCATTGACGACGTGACAGGGCGCACGACGGTCGGCGTCGATGGCAACCGGGAGCGAAGCGGAGAACAATACGGTGTGCGTCGGTTGCCGGTCGAATCGTTTTCGCCATCGAAGGATCGGCCGCCAATGGCGGCGTGCGTGATCGATTACAACGCCGGCTTGCAGCGCGGGCCCCATCCGGTTCGGCAAACCTCGGGAGCAATAGCGCATGATTGA